The following is a genomic window from Bacteroidia bacterium.
AGCGATGCCGGGGCACTATTTGCAGATAGCCGCATCGCATAAGGCAGAGGCCCCGACACTCCTGCGTGCGATCACACCCAGCGGTGTGTTTGCCGAAGGGTGGGCGACCTACAGCGAGCAGCTCATGGCTGACGCCGGTTTCGGCGGAGCGGCGATGAAGATGCAGCAACTCAAGATGCGTCTCCGTCTGTTGATCAACACCATTCTCGACCAGAGTGTCCACACGATGGGCATGAGCGAACGCGATGGCATGGCGCTGATGATGGAGCAGGGATTTCAGGAGGAGAGCGAGGCGGCGGGTAAATGGCGCAGGGCCTGTCTCACCTCGGTGCAGCTCAGTTCCTACTATTACGGCAACCGGAGAATCAACGACATACGCGCACGCTATCAACAGCAGGCGGGTGAGCGCTTCGACCTGCGGGCGTTTCACGATACCCTGCTTTCCTTCGGCACCATTTCGCCCAAATATCTGCCCGTGTTGCTCAAGCTGCCCTCCGATGCCGCATCGGCACCGTCGGCAGCGGAACGGGAAAATTTGGAACGCCGACCAGGTTGATGGAACCTTCGCACGATACCGACGCGCTAGCAGCCCTCGGAACGGAGTTCACCGGCACCGCTCCGAACGCGGTGATCGCGCTCAAGGGTGACGCTTCCGACCGCAGGATTTACCGGCTTGTGTATTCTTCGCAAAGTCTGATCGGCGTCGTCGGACCCAATGTGGCGGAGAACCGCGCCTTCATCGGCTTCGCGCGCTCCTTCCGCGCCGCAGGATTGCATGTGCCGGAAGTGTATCGCGTATCGGAACACGAGCAGGCGTATCTGCAGGAGGATCTCGGAGACGCGCTTTTCAGCGACTGGCAACGGACACATACGACAGCCGAGGGTGTGGATGGCGAGGCCATGGCCCTGTACGGCATCGTATTGCAAGAGCTGCTGCGTTTTCAGCACGACGCCGCCTCCGCAGTGGATTATTCACTGTGTTATCAGACCCGCGAGTTCTCGACCGAAGCGATGCTTTTCGACATCCGTTATTTCCGCGACAACTTCCTTGCACGTCTCGCAGAAGTTCCGTGGGACGAGCGGCGTTTCATGGCCGATTGCAACCTGCTGGTCGAAATGCTGTGCCGGGAGCCGCGCAACGGTTTCCTCTACCGAGATTTTCAATCCCGCAATGTCATGCTGCGCGATGGCACACCCTGGTTCATAGATTTCCAATCCGGCCGAAAGGGCGCTCCGCAGTATGACCTCGCGTCCATGCTGTACGACTCAAAGGGCGGGCTTACAACCGCGCAGCGCGAGACGCTCATCGATCAGTACATTGCCGGCCTGAGGTCGCGGTATGATGTCGATGAAGTCGTTTTCCGGCGCCGTTTCGCCGGTTTCGCCGTGTTGCGGCTCATGCAGGCACTCGGCGCTTTCGCCAACCTCGGTCTGAACAAAGGCAAACCAACGTACCTCGAGTTCATTCCGTCACGTTTGAGCACAATGCGCGAGGTCGTTTCCTCAGCGGTAATTCTCGACGAAGTCCCGTATCTGAGGGGTTTGTTGCTGCGGTGCGGTGATGGTGGTGATTCAGAGTGATAAGCGAAGTAAAGAGTGAAGAGTAAAGAGTAAAGAGTGAAGAGCGTCAACCAAGGAGCTAGCGCTGTAACTGCAGAATATACGAAAACGAACCCCTTTACTCTTTACTCTTTACCCTTCACGAATCCTATGAGTTTATAGATTCACATCCCATCATGAGCAGACGTTCTGAAGTTACAGAAATATATGCGTAACAGAACCCCTTTACCCTTTACTCTTTACCCTTCACGAATCCAAGGAGTTTATCGATTCGCATTCCATCCTGAGCAGACGTTTTGAAGTTACAGAAATATATGCGTAACAGAACCCCTTTACCCTTTACTCTTTACCCTTCACGAATCCTATGAGTTTATAGATTCACATCCCATCATGGGCAGACGTTCTGAAGTTACAGAAATATATGCGTAACAGAACCCCTTTACCCTTTACTCTTTACCCTTCACGAATCCTATGAGTTTATAGATTCACATCCCATCATGAGCAGACGTTCTGAAGTTACAGAAATATATGCGTAACAGAACCCCTCTACCCTTTACTCTTTACCCTTTACGAATTCCATGAGTCTGTTGATTCACATCGCATCATTCGGATACAGAAAATCCGGTATCCCCGCAGACGAGTCCGGCCATGGCGGCGGGTATGTGTTCGACTGCCGCGGTTTGCCGAATCCCGGACGCGAAGAGCGCTTTCAGGCGCTGACGGGATTGGACGCGGAGGTGGAACTGTTTCTTGCGGCTGAGGAGGCGGTAGAGGATTTTCTTGCGCACTGCCTTGCGCTCTGTCTGAGTACGGCGGAGGCGCATCGGCGCAGGGATTTTACGCAGCTGTCCGTAAGCTTCGGCTGCACGGGAGGTCAGCATCGCTCGGTGTACTGCGCCGAACGGACGGCACAGGCCCTGCGCGATGCGGGGTATGATGTCGTCGTGACGCATAACGAACGGGAGCATTGGCCATGAAGGGCATGATACTTGCCGCGGGGTTCGGGACGCGACTCGGTGCGCTGACGAGCGATATTCCCAAGCCGCTGCTCCCGGTCGCCGGGAAACCCATGATAGCGTCAGCGGTCGAAGCGCTCAAACGAGCCGGTTGTACCGATATCATCGTCAACGCGCATCATCATGCCGGTATGATCGTCGCGCACTTCAGGGAAACGGATTACGGAGTCCGGATACGCGTGAGCGTCGAGAGCGATATTCTCGGTACCGGAGGAGGGATTGTGCATGCGCGTCCGTTGCTCGGAGATGCTCCCTTTTTTCTTTTACATAACGCCGACATCGTCACCGGCGCGATTCTTTCCGCGCTGGTGGAGGAGCACCGTCGGCACGCGCCGCTTGCGACGCTGCTTGTGCACCGCAGGGAAACGAAGCGTGCCGTGCTGTTCGATGAAAGTATGCGCTTTCTCGGCAAGGAAGTGTGGCGCGAAGAAGGCATGGAGTTTCCGGACGATGCACAGCGCTTCAATTACTGCGGTGTGCAGGTGATATCGCGGGAGTTTTTCGATCTCGCTTTTCCGGATGGTTTTTCAGATCTGTTCGATTGCCACCGCATCGCACTCTCGTCCGGGCGGATGATACGGGGGATGGAACATAACGCGTATTGGACGGATCTTGGAACAGAGGAACGGATTCGCGAACATGAGCAACATGAGCATATCCGATAGCATAAGAACATCGCGGCTGGACGTCGCCATGGTGCTTTGGTTGTTCGTTGCGGCGCAGAGCTTGTTCGCACAGGATGCGATAATAGTAGACCGGGTCGACGCATCGCAGTGGCCGACCCTGCAATTCAGACTTCGCCTC
Proteins encoded in this region:
- a CDS encoding nucleotidyltransferase family protein translates to MKGMILAAGFGTRLGALTSDIPKPLLPVAGKPMIASAVEALKRAGCTDIIVNAHHHAGMIVAHFRETDYGVRIRVSVESDILGTGGGIVHARPLLGDAPFFLLHNADIVTGAILSALVEEHRRHAPLATLLVHRRETKRAVLFDESMRFLGKEVWREEGMEFPDDAQRFNYCGVQVISREFFDLAFPDGFSDLFDCHRIALSSGRMIRGMEHNAYWTDLGTEERIREHEQHEHIR
- a CDS encoding ATP-binding protein; protein product: MSLLIHIASFGYRKSGIPADESGHGGGYVFDCRGLPNPGREERFQALTGLDAEVELFLAAEEAVEDFLAHCLALCLSTAEAHRRRDFTQLSVSFGCTGGQHRSVYCAERTAQALRDAGYDVVVTHNEREHWP
- a CDS encoding phosphotransferase, giving the protein MEPSHDTDALAALGTEFTGTAPNAVIALKGDASDRRIYRLVYSSQSLIGVVGPNVAENRAFIGFARSFRAAGLHVPEVYRVSEHEQAYLQEDLGDALFSDWQRTHTTAEGVDGEAMALYGIVLQELLRFQHDAASAVDYSLCYQTREFSTEAMLFDIRYFRDNFLARLAEVPWDERRFMADCNLLVEMLCREPRNGFLYRDFQSRNVMLRDGTPWFIDFQSGRKGAPQYDLASMLYDSKGGLTTAQRETLIDQYIAGLRSRYDVDEVVFRRRFAGFAVLRLMQALGAFANLGLNKGKPTYLEFIPSRLSTMREVVSSAVILDEVPYLRGLLLRCGDGGDSE